CGTGGCCTCGCAATGAGGCAAAACGGAGGTAAACTATACTCAGCTTGTCGACCTGCACGCCAGATACGCTGAGTGTGGTTTACGGATCCTGGCCTTCCCTTGCAACCAGTTCGGGAGGCAGGTACGTACTTGGCCAGCTGTGTCCCTAGGTGTCCCTGTGTCGGGATGGTCAAGACTAGGGTGGGCGGGTGTGGGGAGAAGATCTGGGTCGGGCCTGTGGCAGCGGGGACCAGGGGGAGTCCAGGCTTGTCCTCCCTCACCCCAATGCCCCTGCTCGCCCCAGGAACCAGGGAGTAACGCGGAGATCAAGGAGTTCGCTGCTGGCTATAATGTCAAGTTCGATATGTTCAGCAAGATCTGTGTGAACGGGGATGATGCCCACCCGCTGTGGAAGTGGATGAAAGTCCAGCCCAAGGGGAGGGGCATCTTGGGGAAGTGAGTGCGGGGCaaaggagggggcagggtggTCCGCAGGGACCCCGGGGGGCCCGCAATCGCCACAGATTTCTCATGAGCTCACATTTGTCTTCTAGTGCCATCAAATGGAACTTCACCAAGgtaagaagggggaaggggggacaggCTAGGACCGTGTCCAGGGCCAGCTCCTGCCCCTGGGTCCGTTTATTCAGCCCCAGCTCCGTGCCCTGCCCAAAGGGACTCCAGCCCCGGGGGCCGCATTTCCCCCCCAGAGCTGCGGGGTCCCTGTTTTGACGCGGCCCCTTCCTGCAGTTCCTCATTGACAAGAATGGCTGCGTGGTGAAGCGGTACGGTCCCATGGAAGAGCCCCTGGTAGGTTCCTCCTCAGGGGCccgctggggggtgggggccagggaagaGGCCAGCGCTGACCCCCTTTCTCCCCACAGGTGATCGAGAAGGACTTGCCCTGCTACCTCTAGCTCCACAAGGatgcgcccccccgcccccccacggccctgcccctgcccctcggAGCCTTCTACCCGGCACCCATGACGGTCTGCCTGAAAACCAGCCTGCTGGTGGGGCAGACCCGAGAACCCGGCGTGCACCCCCTGCCGGAGGAAGGTTCCTCGGCCCGGCTCGTGGCTcggcgcccccccccacccctggttaTCTTGTGGGAATAAAACGTACAAATTGGCCTGCTGCAAGTTCCTGCCTCCCTGGGGTGGGTTTGGGGGGTAGGCGGGGAAGCCTTTTGCCCTGGGGACCTTCTGGTTCAGGGGCAGGAGGGTGGTGGTAGCTCCCCAGGCTCTTGTGAGTTCAGGAGTTCTCTGGCTTCCTAGGGCTGCGTCTGCGCCCGCTAATCTTAGCAGCCCCGCCTGCTGGGCACAGGCTGATCCTGTGGGAGGTGATAGGAATTACTGGCTGTGACTCATCCAGGGTATTAGCCCGCTGCTCAGGGCCTGCCTGTGGCCGGTCTTCCCCAGTGCCTAGATGGGAGGCCAAGGGGGCTGGGGCCTTGTGGCTCTGCCCACTGGAGGGACCGGGCACGTGGGGTGGGCTGAGCATCAGGCCGAGCTGGTCTGGGCACAGAGCCGTGCCAGGCAGGGCCTGTGCAATAGACAGGCCTCACTGTTGGACACTGAGCCAGGGCATCCAGGCCTGCCCACGGGGCCTCATCTGGTGCAGCCGTGGGGGCGTTATCTacagccccccgccccaggaagGGGTGGGAATAGCCTGAGGCCATCAGTCCTGCAGACCAACGCTCATCCACGGTCTGGGGGGCCTGGGAGGCATGGTCACAGCTTCCTGCCTGTAGCTGCCTGGGGCCATCCTGGCAAGGGAGTAGGGGATGGCATGGCTGGAGAGCAGTTGGGTCTGTCCtgtccctacccaccccccccagcccccaccaatTTCCAGTGAAGGTCAGCAGCAGAGAGATGGGGCTGGAGGGCTGCAGTAGCCAGGCTGAGAACCCCAGCCACCCTAGAGCTGCTTCCCCTGGGTCTCCCGGCTCCTCACCTGTCCATGTCCTGGCTGGTGGGAGACCCTTCTAACCTGAGGACCAGACCCGGGTGTGCTTCCGTGGTTTCCGCGAAGGGCCTGGCGTGCGTTCCTGCCTTCCCAAGGGCTCAGCTCTTGGTCCTCCTGTCCTGGGCTACCCCACCCACCTGAACCAACCCTGTGAGGGAGCCTTGGGAATAAACCGGAGCAGGGGCCGCAGCTGTGCACACCAGAGACTAGGGGAACTGCTCTGGAGAGCACCACCACCCTGAGTGTCCCGGGGTGTCGGGGGGTGTTGGGTCTCCCCGGCAGACAGGAGACAACCAGTGACTGGCTCAAGACACAGCAGGGCTGGCACGAGTTGGGCCAAGGCAGCTGGCCTGCCACGCTGGTGCCAGGAAGACACCGTAGACAACGGCCCCTTGTAGTGTGGGTCTGTCTCCTCAGCCTGGCCCTAGACCTCTACCCTGGCCTCGGCCTCCCACGGGTCTGGGAGAGGAGTGGGCTGGTCTCACCCGCCTGGCTCCCTCCACAGGCAACAGCCCCCTTGACCTCCTCTGAGTGGGGCCACCGTGGGTATCCGCTAAACGTTCCTGGAGGAGACACACTGTGCCTTCCTCTCCCCATGGTCTCTGCAGGCTGGAGAAGCAGACAATCTGGGAGGTAGTGAAAAggcacatatatttaaaaaaagatctctttACATATGTACACCTGCATTAATTATAAATACACATAGAAACCAGGGACCCACCCACACCGCCAGCTCCACGGCAGGTTCTGGGGCCTGGGAGAGAGGGCGGGGCAATAATttagggagcagagagagtggggaagaatTGCATATATTAATGGGGGTGGGGTCTGTCCCATGGAGTCCCCCAGAGAAGGCAGGGCCCTGAGCACCTGGGGTTTCCTGAGTTTCCAGCTCTTGGGGCCACCCAGTTTTGTGGATTTCAGGGGTTTCTGGTCAGACCAGGCCctgagggtgggtggggtgaggtgggatgGGGAGCTCCTGCCTAGgcctggagggcaggagagggcagaggcaCGGGCAGGGTGTGCCCCTCACCCCCGGGCCCTGCCCAAGCCTGGAGCCCGCGACATCCTGAGTGGGACCTGCGCTGCCTGGGAGGGCCCCGAAGGGCGGGCAGCATCTCGAGGGGTCTGCCCGGTAGGGAAGGCACTACAGTGGAGGCCTCCggaagctgggggcgggggcgggggggcgtggCAGCCCCTCCCCGGAAGTCAGCAGGGGGGCCCTGGGCCCCGGCTCACCACCCGCCCCGCCACCCAGGCCTGCAGGAGAGAAGTTCGAGTCCACGGAGACGTGCGTATTGCAGATAAGTTTCCTCTCGGACGCCGGCTGCGGGCCGCTTGCCGGGCCTACGAGCTGGGAAAGGGGGGCCCGAACTGGATGACGCTCTGCCGCTCGGGCCCCCCGCTCCCCGCGGGCGCTCCGGCTGCCCCGGCGCCGGGCCCGGCGTTGAGGGAGCGCAGCATGTCCTCCAGCACCTCCTTGAAGTTGATGTCACGGCGCTGGTGTGCCAAGGCCGCGGCGGCGGCGTCGGCTGCGGAGTCCGGGGCGCCCAGGGGCAGGCCGCCGGGGGCTGGCACGGGGTCCGGGGGCGGGAAGGCAAAGGGCGGGGGCTGCGGGAAGGCCTGGGCCGGCGGGCTGTAGGTGAGGTCCAGGACCTCGCCGGGGCCGCAAGGCAGCTCGAGTGGGCGcagggcgggcggcggcggcggcggcggcggcgcggggaggCCCCGGCCCCGCGCGTGCTTGCGCTTGACGTCGTCGTCCATGAGCTGTAGCTCCTGCAGCACGCGGCGCACGCAGCCCTCGGGGATCTTGATgcctgggggccggggcgggTCAGGGCCTCTGAAGCGGTGCCTGCTCCCGCCCGGCCCCTCTGGCGTGCCCACCTGCTCACCGACTTGCTTCTTCTGGTCCTTGGTCTTGAGGCGCACGATCTGCAGGTAGCTGCTGCTGGTGACGTCGGCCATGACGGCGGCGATGCGGCCCCACACGCGCAGCAGGGCCCCGCACAGCATGTAGTGGTGCCGCAGCCGCAGGCCCTGCACGCAGTCCTTGCCCTCCTGCACCAGCCGGCAGTGCCGGTTCCTgcgccggggcgggggaggggaggctcggATCCCACGGCCCCCAGGCACCGTCCTGCTGGCCTCCTCCGAGCTCCCTGAACGCCCCTGACGCCCAACGCgccaccccgccccccctcctTTGCCCTGTGCCATTCGTAGGGACCCTCCTCGTACACGTGCTTTGCAGAGAGGCCAGGGCCAGGCGGTGCAAAGCTGTGGCGCCCCCGTCCCAGTCCGACCCCGGCCCTCACCATGCGGTGTGGCTGCAGTGCGTCAGCGAGAAGGCGTAGCTGTTCTCCCAGTGCTCCCTGGCCTCCTCTGCTGTCACCTGCGGACACACAGCCGCGTGAGCCACCCGCATGGGCTGACCATCCACGATTCCCAGCGCATGAGCGGGAAGCTAAGGTCCACGGTGCCCCAGGCCTGCTCCTCCTGCACCGGCAGCCGGGTGAGCTGGGCACAGAGGGCCGGCCTGGGGACCTGCAGAAAGGGGAGCGCGTGCGCCAGGgggcccaggcacccccccaccccggcccgtCAGCCGGCGCCTACCCAGTGGAACTTCCGGCACAGGCTGTCGAAGGTCTCCAGCTGGCTCTGCCGGCCCACGTTAGGCTTGTACACCGTGAAGTGCTTGCCGCGGTTCTGCTCCGCCAGGAGGCAGCTGGGCTTGTTGTCCCGGACCTGGGCAGGGGTGCgcgggaggtggggaggcaggggcgatgctgcctgcccctccctgcccctccctgcccccccaccccctcggcTGGGGTCCCGCCCCTGGGGACATGTTGGGGGCCCCCCGAGCCACCCACCTTGTAGGAGAGGTAGAAGCCGTCGTGGGGGCCCGTCAGCTCCAGGGACTTGGCGTAAGCCTCGTCCCATTTCAGGCCGCGGTCCACGCTGATCTGCAAGAGCATGTGGGCTCAGAGCGGGGTGAGGGGTGCTGGGGGCGGGCCTGCACGTGCTGGGCGGCTTAGCGCCCACTCACCTTATAGAAGACCACCTGCCCATCCTGTGGGTGCCCAGGGGCAAGGAACACCTGCTGGCTCTCCTCATAGATCTCATCAACGCCTGGAGCCAGGTCTGcggagaggatgagcaggggtgAGACCCTCCCATCGGGGGGCcacgaggctccaggctctgggctttcgGGAGCCGTCCGTCCCAAGTTCTCGGGGACACCCCAGAGATGTCCACTAGGGAGTGCGGTGGATGCGCCCCCGGCAGAGACGGCCCGGACGGCAAGTGGCCCCTCCTGTGGTGGCCTGGGGTCCAAgccgcctccccagcccccactggaCACTCACACTAGATGTGACTACAGACAACATGCCCCTCAGGGCCCCAGCTCTGCAAGGCTCTTGTGGGGATGGTTACATAGAAGTCAGCAAACTATACCTGCCAccgattttataaataaagttttattggcacgtAGCCGTGACCACTCAGTTTCCCGTGGTCTGTGCTTTCACTACCACGGCCAAGTTGTACGCCCGGGCAGAGACTGGTCCTCGAAGCTGAAAATACAGACTCTGGTCTCTCTCAGGAGGGCttgtggcccccccccccagcccctgctgtgGGGTATCAGCCGTTGGGTTCCTTTGGCATGAGGAGAACAAACGTGCCAGGCTCACCACCAGCACGTGGGGGCATGTGGATACACCCCTCAGGCCTAAATAAGACCTTCTGGTCCTCAGGGAACGGCACTAGGCTGCAGCAGCCCCCCTCCCGAGACAGAGTCTTCTTGGTGCCCCAAGTCCTGCCCCTCCAGGGCCCTCCCAGTTGCTCACCGGGGTGGGGATCACCCCAGCACGGCCACGGTCCCTCCGTTAGGAGGCTGGAGCGGGGACAGGGGCAACACCGTCAGGGCCATTCCGGGCTCtggagacccccaccccccacaggccCCCGCCCCGGGGAGGCCACAGCCCTCACCCAGGATGCCCATGTCGTATTTGCCCTCCTTCTTGTCCACATCGATGAGGTGGTCGAAGGTGTCGGAGAAATACTGGAACAGCGCGTTCTGCTTGTGCACCTCTAGCCCCAGGATGCGGTTCAGGAACTTGGTGATGGAGcagtctggggggtggggggtgctcagGAACTTGATGGAGCAGTctgggggggagcaggggggagcTCAGGGCGTCGGGAGCCCCGGCAGGGCCCCGGGAGCTTTGCCTGGGAGGTGTGGAGGCCTTCCCATGgatttggggggggcggggggggctctGCGTGGAGGACTCACCCTTCTCCACATCCAGACAGCCAGAGCGGGACTCACGCCCACCAATGCCAACCGACAGCAGGCCCTGCTTCATATCTGCAGAAGGGGGGGCCTCGAATGTCTTCTGCCCCGTGCCAGCCCTCCAGCCAGCCCGGGGCGCCCGCCCTGCCACCAGTGCCCCCTCGGTAAGCTTGTGCGGAAGGGGGGGTCTTTGGACACAAATTCAGTCTGCCAGTGCCAGTGCTCCAGACCGCTCCGGGTCAAGCTGTCCCCACACCGCAGAGACCTTCACTCAGCCCCAGCTCACCCCGGAAAAAGGCGGCATCTCCTCCGGGGTAGCCCTGGGGCAGCGGCACCTTGTTCTCAGTCTGGCTCAGGATGGTGGTGAGGACACAGCTGAGGGCCCGGGCGCCGTACTGAGTGCAGAGAGGAGGGGCGTTAGGGGACCCTGGGCGTGGACacatcccctcctgcccccctccccctccccaggtacCTTGTTCTCAAAGTTGTACTTGCTCAGGTCACGAGACTCAGTGGCGCGGCGGTCCCCATGGGTCAGAGCCCCCTGCCCCGGATGGGGAAGGCCGTCAGGAGCTGCCCCCGCTCCTCCcggcgccgccccgcccccccccgcccccccccccccccccccccccccccgggggagcCCGGCCAGCCCCGCTCACCAGGCTCTCCAGCCGCTTGGCAACGATGGAGGCGAACCTTCGCTCCCCGGCCAGCTCGGAGATGAGGAAGACGTACTCGGGGGCAGAGACCTGGTTGGACCTGTGGGTCCGGCCTGAAGCGGAGGAGGGCTCTCAGGgacggcgggcggggggcggggcggccgggggcggggctgccCGGGGGCGGGGCTGCCCGGGGTGGGACTCACCGAACTGCTGGATGGCCCGGTCCGCGCTCCAGGGCAGCTCCAGTGTCATGTGGACCCGGCGTCGCTGGTTCTGGACGCGGCGGTCCGCTTGGAGGGAGATGCCAGAGCTGGAGGCCTCGGAGATGATGGCCACGAGCTGGGGGACACGGACGGGACGGTCAGAACCCTGCCTGCTCCTCTGTGCCTTGCGCACCTCACGTGGGTCACTGGGACTCGTTTAAGGTGAGTACGGGAGGAGCAGGTGTGTGTCCGTGGGGGAGCCCACGTGGGCTCAGAGGGGACCGTGGGCCACCCCTGGCCTGCCCTGGGTGGAGAGGAGCAGCCCACACTGAGTTCCAGTGGAGGGCCTCACAGCGGCCCCTGGGCGGTGACAGACGGCAGCGTGACAGTGACTGGAGGCTGGGACGGCCAGGGAGGCctgtgggcccccccccccccacccgcttgggcactcgtgcacacacacgccCAGCGGGGGCCGCGATGGGCTGTGGTCCTGGGGCCAGCCCCTCAGGAACCCTGCACCTCCCTGGTCATGCAGGGTCCTCACCCGCTCCCCCCACACGGGGGGCACCTGTTGACACAGCCCATCCCCTGCACCCCCCGGGCCCCGGCCTCATgcccccaccttctccccactCATGAAGCGCTCCTTCTCCCTGAGGTTCACGTGGTCGATGGAGAGGCCTTGCTCTGCCCGAGACTCAAAGGCCACTGTCCCGTCGGGCCTGGACACCACACGGCCCTTCCTGCCAGTCatctggggttggggaggggggaccaGCAGTCAGCCGGTGAGGCCGTCAGGGACTGGCCCCCGCATGCCTGTTTCCCTGGCCCCTTGCCTGGGTGCCCGGAGCCCCCGAGTGTGTGTGTGCTAGGGACGCTGTGGACCCTGGGCCAGGACGGCCTTGGTGCCAGGCCCGGGCCGCCCAGGGGCAGACAGCAGGATTTTCACTCCGTCCTACGTCTTCTATTATAAACCTGCTCCCTGGGGCAAAACCAGAGCCTGGGCTGTCCCCACAGGGACATCCCAAGAGAAGGGACAGTTTGCAGGTGGGGAGGATAGGGAGGAGACACAGGGGGACAGGCCTGGGGACTAAGAGCACACGGGGGTGTGTGGGGAAGGTGGGTGCCAGGccgggctggggagcagggggcagggcgaCGGCGGCTGAGGGAGGGGAGTCCACCACCAGCCGGCCCGGCCTCCTGGGCTGCACACCGGATGCTGGACCTGGGGTCTTCCCAGCTCCAACCCCATGTCACGGTGCCGTGCGGGGACTCCGGGGTGG
This DNA window, taken from Panthera tigris isolate Pti1 chromosome A2, P.tigris_Pti1_mat1.1, whole genome shotgun sequence, encodes the following:
- the GPX4 gene encoding phospholipid hydroperoxide glutathione peroxidase isoform X2, giving the protein MNLSRLCRLLKPALLCGALAAPGLAGTMCASRDDWRCAQSMHEFSAKDIDGHMVNLDKYRGFVCIVTNVASQUGKTEVNYTQLVDLHARYAECGLRILAFPCNQFGRQEPGSNAEIKEFAAGYNVKFDMFSKICVNGDDAHPLWKWMKVQPKGRGILGNAIKWNFTKFLIDKNGCVVKRYGPMEEPLVIEKDLPCYL
- the GPX4 gene encoding phospholipid hydroperoxide glutathione peroxidase isoform X1 produces the protein MGRTAAGSPGRRGQRRRLPGRRRRRVPPRRKAGACGRKRARPRRKEPRLERAGQAALATCDSGCSADSRDPCASRDDWRCAQSMHEFSAKDIDGHMVNLDKYRGFVCIVTNVASQUGKTEVNYTQLVDLHARYAECGLRILAFPCNQFGRQEPGSNAEIKEFAAGYNVKFDMFSKICVNGDDAHPLWKWMKVQPKGRGILGNAIKWNFTKFLIDKNGCVVKRYGPMEEPLVIEKDLPCYL